From Candidatus Brocadiaceae bacterium, the proteins below share one genomic window:
- a CDS encoding ABC transporter ATP-binding protein/permease, with product MKSGPAIMLAFSYLEKQKAKLASAIFWRMLRELIPMQVPVLTGMIIDSLASNHISVYGVIHTIKDPLVLLQITAGGLLMVAMLEGFSSYMCMISASRLSRHFVGQLRKKLFDKVTILSLDQHHRFGAGDLLDRTLRDTDATRLFMERVFIQVITNVLRAGYPIVMLFFIDVRLTFLVLSVIPVQWLLSRFLEKKLYRVIKQSRETDSELISSVKENLDGIETIQTLNVESQLLSKLHRRSDKLENEQLRTSHLTALVSGNIWLMTSIGIALTWWQGGIRVLSGDMTLGTLVIFSGLVAFAYRPFRQFTNILKAYRCGLVSLERIRDLLHAQILISSPHDAKPLIISKGKITFENVSLSYDNFPTLKEIDLTIAPQEFTAIVGRSGSGKSSLLRLLVRLYDPGKGRICIDGQDIAHVTLNSLRSQIAVVPQKPMLFHGTLYDNITMARQDASLEEVENACRSAWAWEFIQQMDNDLDTVVGSDGTYLSGGEIQRIAIARALLSQPRILLMDEPTSALDSESEMAIMKSLLQLRRKMTVVIVAHRPNTIRFADRIVLMDDGAIVATGSSDSLLGSSEIYQELFIKTESILIT from the coding sequence ATGAAATCCGGTCCGGCGATAATGCTGGCGTTCTCTTACCTGGAAAAACAGAAGGCGAAGCTTGCTTCGGCAATTTTTTGGCGAATGCTTCGGGAACTCATCCCGATGCAGGTTCCGGTGCTGACTGGTATGATCATTGATAGCTTGGCAAGCAACCATATCTCCGTTTACGGAGTTATTCATACCATTAAAGATCCATTAGTCCTTCTTCAGATTACGGCCGGTGGCTTATTGATGGTGGCAATGCTTGAAGGTTTCAGCTCTTACATGTGCATGATTTCTGCTTCCAGGTTGAGCCGTCATTTTGTAGGTCAATTGCGTAAAAAGTTATTTGATAAAGTAACGATTCTCTCTCTTGATCAACACCACCGCTTTGGTGCTGGTGATTTGCTGGATCGCACTCTGAGAGATACCGATGCCACACGGCTCTTTATGGAGCGAGTGTTTATTCAAGTTATAACCAACGTATTACGCGCCGGCTATCCTATTGTGATGTTGTTTTTCATCGACGTTCGGTTGACGTTTTTGGTTCTCTCAGTTATTCCGGTTCAGTGGCTGCTCTCGCGTTTTCTGGAAAAAAAACTTTATCGGGTTATAAAGCAGAGCCGGGAGACTGATTCGGAACTGATCTCCAGCGTCAAGGAAAATTTAGATGGCATCGAAACCATACAAACCCTTAATGTCGAGTCGCAATTGTTGAGTAAGCTTCACCGTAGATCAGACAAGCTGGAAAATGAGCAATTGCGAACGAGCCACCTTACCGCTCTGGTCAGCGGGAACATCTGGTTGATGACCAGCATCGGCATCGCCTTGACCTGGTGGCAGGGAGGAATCAGAGTCCTTTCGGGAGATATGACACTTGGCACCCTGGTGATTTTCAGCGGCTTGGTTGCCTTCGCCTACCGCCCTTTCCGTCAGTTTACCAATATTTTAAAAGCATATCGTTGTGGTTTGGTCAGCTTGGAACGGATTCGGGATTTGTTACATGCGCAAATTTTAATCTCTTCTCCCCATGATGCGAAACCTCTTATTATTAGCAAGGGAAAGATTACGTTTGAAAATGTATCACTCTCTTATGATAATTTTCCAACTCTGAAGGAGATCGACCTGACCATTGCCCCGCAAGAATTTACCGCAATTGTGGGACGCAGCGGCAGCGGCAAAAGCTCTCTGCTTCGATTGTTGGTACGATTGTATGATCCCGGTAAAGGGAGAATTTGCATCGATGGCCAGGATATTGCGCACGTGACACTGAATTCATTACGATCTCAAATCGCTGTGGTGCCTCAAAAGCCAATGCTTTTTCACGGAACACTGTACGACAATATTACCATGGCGCGTCAGGATGCATCACTTGAAGAAGTGGAAAATGCTTGCCGCTCTGCCTGGGCCTGGGAGTTCATCCAACAAATGGATAATGATTTGGATACCGTAGTAGGCTCTGATGGCACCTATCTTTCCGGTGGTGAAATACAACGAATCGCTATCGCCCGCGCCCTTTTAAGTCAACCCAGGATACTGTTAATGGATGAGCCGACCTCTGCGCTGGATAGCGAATCGGAAATGGCCATCATGAAAAGCTTGCTGCAACTTCGGAGGAAAATGACGGTTGTCATTGTTGCGCATCGACCGAACACCATTCGTTTTGCCGACCGGATTGTGTTGATGGATGATGGCGCTATTGTAGCAACGGGTTCCAGCGATTCATTGTTAGGCTCTTCTGAAATCTATCAGGAACTCTTTATTAAAACCGAATCTATACTGATTACATGA
- a CDS encoding complex I NDUFA9 subunit family protein — MKIFLTGSTGFIGKQLLQDLIEKKYHVRCLVRQGSENKIAHYRNKGIEIVSGDIVDADSLQGKLAGCDVIINLVGIIREFRRKGITFEKLHYQGTVNIVAAAQLQGVKRFIQMSALGANAKGKTHYQQTKFRAEEWIKESGLDYTIFRPSIVFGPEDKFVNLFAKMLKTQQFVPVIGDGTYQLQPVAVENVSMGFIKAIEQEDAIGKIFEVGGSEKMAFDTIIDTIADVICTPSNKIHVPVWIMGLMAELFDWLPIFPVTKEQITMLIDGNTCNEKPFFKHFNLQPIGFQEGIAKYLRP; from the coding sequence ATGAAGATTTTTTTAACGGGGAGCACCGGTTTTATCGGGAAACAGCTGCTTCAGGATCTTATCGAGAAAAAATATCACGTGCGATGCCTGGTTCGTCAAGGTTCTGAAAACAAAATCGCGCACTACAGAAACAAGGGAATAGAAATCGTCTCTGGTGATATTGTTGATGCTGACAGCTTACAGGGGAAATTAGCAGGATGCGATGTTATCATTAATCTGGTTGGCATTATCAGAGAGTTTCGGAGAAAAGGCATTACCTTTGAAAAATTACATTATCAGGGCACGGTAAATATTGTTGCAGCAGCGCAATTACAAGGGGTGAAAAGATTCATTCAAATGAGCGCCTTAGGGGCGAACGCAAAGGGAAAGACGCACTATCAGCAAACCAAATTTCGCGCAGAAGAATGGATAAAAGAGAGCGGGCTTGATTATACTATCTTCCGCCCCTCTATTGTATTTGGTCCTGAAGACAAATTTGTCAACCTGTTTGCAAAAATGCTCAAAACGCAACAGTTTGTGCCGGTTATCGGTGACGGTACGTATCAGTTACAGCCAGTGGCAGTCGAAAATGTTTCAATGGGCTTTATCAAAGCGATTGAGCAGGAAGATGCTATTGGAAAAATTTTCGAAGTGGGCGGGTCGGAAAAGATGGCATTTGACACGATTATCGATACGATTGCTGATGTTATCTGCACACCATCCAATAAAATTCACGTTCCTGTGTGGATTATGGGTCTTATGGCAGAGCTGTTCGATTGGTTACCCATTTTTCCTGTAACGAAAGAACAAATCACCATGCTTATAGACGGTAATACCTGTAATGAGAAACCATTTTTCAAACATTTTAACCTTCAACCGATAGGTTTTCAGGAAGGGATAGCAAAATATCTCAGGCCCTGA
- a CDS encoding DEAD/DEAH box helicase family protein translates to MKTTKWLARDFIIPGAIASIRDAIERSGENEVFLIGKLNEELLVTDIDICAAGNRHAVPAALNGIKYGDVIIHNHPDGNLTPSEADLEIASHMGSLGVGCYIIDNRVEHVYPVVKAQKMQEYERLNFNELSAQFLPDGNLAQHVSNYEYRSSQMDMLKSVTQSFNDDKIAVIEAGTGTGKSLAYLLPAIYWSMENRERVVVSTHTINLQEQLIEKDIPMLKKGCKFHFKSVLVKGRNNYLCLRKVHNLQYDGGTLVDDTMKLRLYDLLAWAAKTRDGSKADLNFIPHNDAWDAIQSEADQCTRLKCHFYDRCFFYRARRNAASADILVVNHYLMMVDLIVRKETKGYDAIAILPPFKKIIIDEAHHLEAVATANLGHTVSRLRLLKQLGKLINVKDNRKGLLPYLKTKLKGVTSDHDKSLALEIMEIINTKAPEARQSLYDAAQGIFDEISDAIMNYIVEKTLHSEREIKLRITPDFLSTQLWQDVVEPGLKGLSSEVRKFTLFLKSLLDEIGSLSKKSQDILSSVLIDVASCKVHLKVFADDLSSFTAADERYCRWIEFSKYKQNPVVRFSTAPLSVANDLKACLYDNYDTIVLTSATLAIGKTFSFFKKTVGLNLLAEERLCELISGSPFNYKKQSMLGIPTDICEPDTPGYAAALEENIFKAIEISMGRALILFTSYKLLDQIFHNLEHRVARMGYTCLKQGTNNRHALLESFKKDISSVLFATDSFWEGIDVKGESLQCVILTRLPFRVPTEPILEARAEAIESAGGNAFYDFSLPTAVIKLKQGFGRLIRSSHDRGMVVIFDRRVVTKNYGYVFLQSLPDMRCIKDKGEIVFREMRSFIGG, encoded by the coding sequence ATGAAGACGACAAAATGGCTGGCAAGGGATTTTATCATACCAGGAGCGATTGCCTCTATCCGGGACGCTATAGAAAGGTCTGGCGAAAACGAGGTGTTCCTGATCGGAAAGCTGAACGAGGAGCTTCTCGTTACGGATATCGATATTTGTGCCGCAGGAAACAGGCATGCCGTGCCTGCAGCGCTCAATGGGATAAAATATGGCGACGTAATCATTCATAATCACCCGGATGGAAACCTGACGCCCTCCGAGGCAGACCTGGAAATTGCTTCGCATATGGGCTCTTTAGGCGTTGGTTGCTATATTATTGATAACAGGGTAGAGCATGTATACCCCGTGGTGAAAGCGCAGAAAATGCAGGAATACGAACGGTTGAATTTCAATGAGCTTTCTGCTCAATTTCTACCTGATGGAAATTTGGCGCAACACGTATCAAATTATGAATACCGTTCGTCACAGATGGACATGCTGAAATCGGTAACACAGTCATTTAATGATGATAAGATTGCTGTGATTGAGGCAGGGACAGGGACAGGCAAATCCCTGGCATATCTTTTGCCTGCCATCTATTGGAGCATGGAAAACCGGGAACGAGTTGTAGTTTCCACTCATACCATAAATCTTCAGGAACAGTTGATCGAAAAAGACATCCCTATGCTCAAAAAAGGATGTAAGTTTCATTTTAAGAGCGTTTTGGTAAAAGGCAGAAACAACTACCTTTGTTTGCGAAAAGTCCATAATTTGCAATATGATGGAGGAACACTGGTTGATGACACCATGAAACTGCGGCTCTATGACTTGTTAGCATGGGCGGCAAAGACACGAGACGGAAGCAAGGCAGACTTGAATTTTATACCACACAATGATGCGTGGGACGCAATACAGTCTGAGGCAGACCAATGCACGAGATTAAAGTGCCACTTTTATGATAGGTGTTTTTTTTATCGTGCGCGAAGAAATGCGGCCAGCGCTGATATCCTGGTGGTAAACCACTATTTAATGATGGTCGATTTAATCGTTCGAAAAGAAACAAAGGGATACGATGCCATTGCCATTTTGCCTCCTTTTAAGAAAATCATCATTGATGAAGCGCACCACCTTGAAGCAGTGGCAACGGCAAATTTGGGGCACACCGTTTCTCGATTAAGATTGTTAAAACAATTGGGAAAGCTGATCAATGTGAAGGACAACAGAAAAGGTCTTTTACCGTATCTCAAAACAAAACTTAAGGGAGTAACTTCAGATCATGACAAGTCCCTTGCACTGGAAATTATGGAAATAATCAATACAAAGGCACCGGAAGCAAGGCAAAGTCTTTATGATGCTGCTCAGGGGATTTTTGATGAGATATCCGATGCCATAATGAATTATATTGTTGAAAAAACCTTGCATTCGGAAAGAGAAATCAAATTACGTATAACCCCCGATTTTCTATCAACACAGCTTTGGCAGGATGTTGTCGAGCCAGGGCTCAAAGGCTTGAGCAGTGAAGTTCGTAAATTCACCTTGTTCTTGAAGTCATTATTGGACGAAATAGGGTCATTGTCGAAAAAATCACAGGATATCCTATCATCCGTATTGATTGATGTGGCATCATGCAAGGTGCATTTGAAAGTATTCGCAGACGATCTTTCTTCTTTCACTGCCGCTGATGAAAGATATTGCAGATGGATAGAGTTCAGTAAATACAAACAAAATCCGGTAGTTCGATTCAGCACAGCGCCTCTATCCGTTGCGAACGATTTAAAGGCGTGTTTATATGATAACTATGACACGATAGTGTTGACCTCTGCTACTCTGGCAATCGGCAAGACCTTTTCTTTTTTCAAAAAAACCGTTGGCTTGAACTTGTTGGCCGAAGAACGACTCTGTGAATTGATTTCCGGATCTCCATTTAACTATAAAAAGCAGTCCATGTTAGGCATTCCCACGGACATCTGCGAACCTGATACACCCGGTTATGCTGCTGCTCTTGAGGAAAATATTTTCAAGGCTATTGAAATTTCAATGGGACGGGCGCTCATTTTATTTACCTCCTATAAACTCCTTGATCAGATATTCCATAATTTGGAACACAGAGTCGCCCGAATGGGTTATACCTGTTTAAAACAGGGCACGAACAACCGCCATGCCCTTCTTGAATCTTTTAAGAAAGACATTTCCTCTGTTCTGTTCGCAACGGATAGCTTCTGGGAAGGGATCGATGTGAAGGGGGAATCGCTACAATGTGTCATTCTTACCCGGCTGCCATTCAGGGTGCCTACGGAACCGATTCTTGAGGCAAGAGCGGAGGCAATAGAGAGCGCCGGGGGGAATGCCTTTTATGATTTTTCCCTGCCAACTGCGGTTATCAAGTTGAAGCAGGGTTTCGGCCGCCTTATTCGTAGCAGTCACGATAGAGGCATGGTCGTTATTTTCGATCGCCGCGTGGTAACAAAAAACTATGGATATGTCTTTTTACAATCACTCCCCGATATGAGATGTATTAAGGATAAAGGAGAGATTGTCTTTCGTGAAATGCGTTCTTTTATAGGAGGCTGA
- a CDS encoding alanine--glyoxylate aminotransferase family protein gives MKKNYLFTPGPTMVPPEVSLAESQSIIHHRTPQFSQIFYEVSEDLKYLFQTTGDVFTLMASGTGAMEACVANVLSRGSKALVVASGKFGERWAALCKCFGIETIVIDVEYGKAVNPEDIESALKNTPGINAVFTTQSETSTGVLHDIKTIASIVKKHDAFIVVDAITGIGVHPLLVDEWNIDVAITGSQKGCMMPPGLAFVCVNKNAWSVIERADLPRYYWDFRKMRKSLQGKTTPFTPAVSLIMAMKVALEMIKKEGIENVWSRHARLAHATREAVKALGLELFAGGCASNVLTSIKAPEGIDVDKIIKKLRDETGVTFTGGQDTLKGKMIRIGHMGYVNEFDVIIAISALEKGLHEAGYKVELGKGLSMAQSLLVKSTGK, from the coding sequence ATGAAAAAAAACTATTTGTTTACACCGGGACCCACTATGGTGCCACCCGAGGTGTCACTGGCGGAGTCACAGTCAATAATCCATCACAGGACGCCTCAGTTTTCCCAGATTTTTTATGAAGTAAGTGAGGATTTAAAATATCTCTTTCAAACAACAGGCGATGTTTTTACCCTTATGGCCTCAGGAACAGGGGCAATGGAGGCTTGTGTCGCGAATGTTTTGTCTCGGGGCAGCAAGGCCCTCGTAGTTGCCAGCGGAAAATTCGGAGAACGCTGGGCAGCGCTATGTAAATGTTTTGGAATAGAAACAATTGTCATTGATGTAGAATATGGCAAGGCGGTAAACCCCGAAGATATAGAATCTGCGCTCAAAAATACTCCCGGAATTAATGCCGTCTTTACCACACAAAGCGAGACCTCCACAGGGGTCCTCCATGATATAAAAACCATCGCCTCCATCGTTAAGAAACATGACGCTTTCATTGTTGTCGATGCCATTACCGGTATTGGAGTACATCCCTTGTTGGTGGATGAATGGAATATAGACGTTGCGATAACAGGTTCTCAGAAGGGGTGCATGATGCCGCCCGGGCTTGCCTTTGTTTGTGTCAATAAGAATGCATGGAGTGTTATTGAAAGGGCTGATCTACCCAGATATTACTGGGATTTCAGGAAGATGCGAAAGAGTTTGCAGGGCAAAACAACCCCTTTTACCCCTGCCGTTTCACTCATTATGGCAATGAAGGTTGCTCTTGAAATGATTAAAAAGGAAGGTATTGAGAACGTCTGGAGCAGACACGCCCGCCTTGCTCATGCCACGAGAGAGGCTGTAAAAGCCCTGGGGCTGGAGCTTTTTGCAGGAGGGTGCGCAAGTAATGTTTTAACTTCTATTAAGGCTCCTGAAGGAATTGATGTAGACAAAATTATCAAAAAATTGCGGGATGAAACCGGCGTGACCTTCACTGGGGGGCAAGACACATTAAAAGGAAAAATGATTAGAATTGGCCATATGGGTTATGTAAATGAATTTGATGTAATCATAGCCATTTCAGCCCTTGAAAAGGGTTTGCATGAAGCAGGCTATAAGGTGGAATTAGGAAAAGGGCTGTCCATGGCACAATCATTGCTCGTTAAAAGTACGGGCAAATAA
- the rsmB gene encoding 16S rRNA (cytosine(967)-C(5))-methyltransferase RsmB, translated as MKNSSAEIDPRYEAIRLLREIDEKEVFAQDLLSEKCSSVNLSKRDKSLLTTLVNGVIRQRQSLDTIISFFSRISLHKIEPWILIALRLGIYQIIYLDKIPASAAINTSVGLVKKLVCRTDAVRFTNAILRSAERSIQNKSFPEAEIVDPRHALYRGKDTWCLFHHAIFPDPQKQPISSLAANYSHPEWLIKRWITRHGREKTVEMCKADNSIPKVFLRVNNKKISNQEFMTLLEKEGIHSHSVNGALAVNATPISEIPGFAEGLFFVQDISAMKVAQFLRLEKTHRVLDMCAAPGGKATHMAELLESSGRIYALDVSFKRLQLLRENCLRMGVHNIFTVCGDASDDKVPFQDKFDRVLADVPCSNTGVFSRRVEARWRLTEAGIEKMSVLQYSILKTGSTLLKNSGYLVYSTCSIEPEENQDLVRRFLKNNSRFCLDREEFSFPSILGGNGGYIARICVKPEMKAMH; from the coding sequence TTGAAAAATTCCTCAGCTGAGATAGACCCCCGTTATGAAGCAATTCGCCTCCTGAGAGAAATAGACGAAAAAGAGGTTTTCGCCCAGGATCTCTTATCCGAAAAGTGTTCATCGGTCAACCTCTCAAAACGAGATAAAAGCCTGCTTACAACCCTGGTAAACGGGGTTATTCGTCAGCGGCAATCCCTTGATACAATCATTTCCTTTTTTTCCAGAATTTCTCTTCATAAAATAGAACCGTGGATACTAATCGCTTTACGTCTCGGTATATACCAAATCATCTATTTGGATAAAATTCCCGCTTCTGCTGCGATAAATACATCCGTAGGACTCGTGAAAAAATTGGTCTGCAGGACAGATGCCGTTCGGTTCACCAACGCAATTCTTCGGTCTGCAGAGAGAAGTATTCAGAATAAATCTTTCCCTGAAGCAGAGATTGTTGATCCGAGACACGCCCTTTACAGAGGTAAAGATACCTGGTGTTTATTTCACCATGCGATCTTTCCCGATCCCCAGAAACAGCCTATCTCCTCCCTGGCGGCAAATTACAGCCATCCGGAGTGGTTAATAAAACGATGGATTACCAGACACGGAAGGGAAAAGACGGTTGAGATGTGTAAGGCGGATAATAGTATTCCTAAGGTATTTCTCAGGGTAAATAACAAAAAAATTTCCAACCAGGAATTTATGACCCTGCTGGAGAAGGAAGGAATCCATTCGCACTCCGTCAATGGGGCTTTGGCCGTCAACGCTACTCCCATTTCGGAAATTCCCGGGTTTGCAGAAGGATTGTTTTTTGTACAAGATATATCGGCCATGAAAGTTGCCCAATTCCTGCGGCTGGAAAAAACACACAGGGTGTTAGATATGTGTGCGGCACCGGGAGGCAAGGCGACTCACATGGCAGAATTGCTGGAGAGTTCTGGGAGGATATACGCATTAGATGTTTCCTTCAAACGCTTGCAACTACTTCGTGAGAATTGCTTGAGGATGGGCGTTCATAACATTTTTACTGTATGTGGAGACGCATCTGATGACAAGGTCCCGTTCCAGGACAAATTTGATCGTGTGCTCGCAGATGTGCCCTGTTCCAATACCGGAGTTTTTTCCCGTCGAGTAGAAGCAAGATGGAGATTAACTGAAGCGGGAATAGAGAAAATGTCAGTTCTTCAGTATTCTATTTTAAAAACCGGCTCCACCTTGCTCAAGAACAGTGGTTATCTGGTTTATAGTACCTGCAGTATTGAACCTGAAGAAAACCAGGATCTAGTAAGAAGGTTTTTGAAAAACAATTCCCGTTTTTGCCTGGACAGGGAGGAGTTTTCTTTCCCTTCTATACTAGGAGGGAACGGCGGGTACATTGCAAGGATTTGTGTAAAACCGGAAATGAAAGCTATGCATTAA
- a CDS encoding DUF116 domain-containing protein, which yields MEFIDKKFVSINNLMMKFRKKKCSPKNLLILFPHCIQNSQCKQNVKNDINECKRCGKCKIKDLMEFAEQYGVHISLATGGRVALQRVKSEDIHGVVAIACEKELRTGLMAAAPKAIVAVPNVRPHGYCKDTDVYLDEVKEAIEKFLS from the coding sequence ATGGAATTTATTGATAAGAAATTTGTTTCTATCAATAACCTCATGATGAAGTTTCGGAAAAAGAAGTGTTCCCCGAAGAATTTACTGATCCTCTTTCCTCATTGTATCCAAAATTCCCAATGTAAGCAAAATGTGAAAAATGATATAAACGAATGCAAGCGATGCGGTAAATGTAAAATTAAAGACTTAATGGAGTTTGCGGAACAATACGGGGTACATATCAGCCTTGCGACAGGTGGACGTGTTGCCCTTCAGCGGGTGAAATCAGAAGACATTCATGGGGTCGTTGCAATTGCCTGCGAAAAGGAACTGAGGACAGGATTAATGGCCGCCGCTCCCAAGGCAATCGTTGCGGTACCCAACGTAAGGCCTCATGGATATTGCAAAGATACGGATGTATATCTGGATGAGGTAAAAGAGGCTATTGAAAAATTCCTCAGCTGA